A single Desulfurobacterium sp. TC5-1 DNA region contains:
- a CDS encoding Hsp20/alpha crystallin family protein has protein sequence MFGGFFGRNRGFDPFEDFFRLSKEMERMLAELTRSFGEVPGFEVGFEPRVEMYETPDELVVRAEMPGLDKDSIDVRVRGNHLIIKGVKKQEQKEEKENVFFSESFYGEFQRIIPLPVEVKEEGIEATYDKGILEIRLPKAETAKKEVKIIVKEPEEKEKGENEEK, from the coding sequence ATGTTTGGAGGATTCTTTGGTAGAAATAGAGGATTTGATCCCTTTGAAGATTTCTTTAGACTCTCAAAAGAGATGGAGAGAATGCTTGCAGAACTTACACGGTCATTTGGTGAAGTCCCTGGATTTGAAGTGGGATTTGAACCAAGAGTAGAGATGTACGAAACACCGGATGAACTGGTGGTAAGAGCTGAGATGCCGGGGCTTGACAAAGACAGCATAGACGTAAGAGTAAGGGGAAATCACCTTATTATAAAAGGTGTTAAAAAGCAGGAGCAGAAAGAAGAGAAAGAAAACGTTTTCTTCAGCGAGAGCTTCTACGGTGAATTTCAGAGAATAATACCGTTACCCGTAGAGGTAAAAGAAGAAGGCATAGAGGCAACCTACGACAAGGGAATACTTGAAATAAGACTTCCAAAAGCCGAAACGGCAAAGAAAGAAGTGAAAATAATAGTAAAAGAGCCGGAAGAAAAGGAAAAGGGAGAAAACGAAGAGAAGTAA
- a CDS encoding class I SAM-dependent RNA methyltransferase, translated as MQIEIEKLVYGGKGLGRYRGRTFFVPFTAPGDIVEVRETSRKSGYSEGEVIKILKKGKNRIKPRCPYFGKCGGCDWQHIDYDSQVEFKRSILEENLQKIGRIKKPNIDEVIPSPSPWHYRNRAQLKVKNGKVGFYAKGTHEIVDIDTCYILKEDIAGAIPKIKELVKRLATEPNEVHIYSSNKNEVILKLVYQGKFKKVTLSLEEIRNILEINVIGFGIYKTGESGYPERIKFFGKDFTYETVDKFKFRVSADSFFQVNRFQVENLIKKVSRGAMEYQYLLAADLYCGVGTLTIPVGRYVHRAFGIEANFSAISDALYNKDINGLRNISFYCRETEEGIEIIKENSPDLIVIDPPRSGLSQRIIREIASLPRLKRIIYVSCNPATLARDIALFYQHGIHMEKSKLIDMFPQTYHIETIAFLRKVR; from the coding sequence TTGCAGATTGAAATTGAAAAACTGGTTTACGGTGGGAAAGGACTCGGAAGATACAGAGGCAGAACATTCTTTGTGCCGTTCACAGCACCTGGAGACATCGTCGAAGTAAGGGAAACATCAAGGAAGAGCGGTTACAGTGAAGGTGAAGTTATAAAAATTCTGAAAAAGGGGAAAAACCGCATAAAACCGCGATGCCCCTACTTTGGAAAATGCGGAGGATGTGACTGGCAACACATAGATTACGATTCTCAGGTTGAGTTTAAAAGGAGTATCCTTGAAGAGAACCTTCAAAAAATTGGAAGGATAAAAAAACCGAATATCGATGAAGTCATACCATCACCGTCACCCTGGCACTACAGAAACCGAGCCCAGCTAAAGGTTAAAAACGGTAAGGTCGGATTCTACGCAAAGGGAACCCACGAAATTGTTGACATAGACACCTGTTACATTCTAAAAGAGGACATTGCAGGCGCAATTCCAAAAATAAAAGAACTTGTTAAAAGGCTTGCAACTGAACCAAACGAGGTTCACATATACTCCTCTAACAAGAACGAAGTTATCCTCAAGCTTGTCTATCAGGGAAAGTTTAAAAAGGTAACACTAAGCCTTGAAGAAATCAGAAATATTTTAGAGATAAACGTAATCGGTTTTGGCATCTACAAGACGGGCGAATCTGGATATCCTGAAAGAATTAAATTTTTCGGAAAAGACTTTACGTACGAAACGGTAGATAAGTTTAAGTTCCGCGTCAGTGCCGACTCCTTCTTTCAGGTTAACAGATTTCAGGTAGAAAACCTCATTAAAAAAGTCTCCCGCGGTGCAATGGAATATCAATATCTGCTTGCTGCAGACCTATACTGCGGCGTTGGAACGCTAACAATACCTGTAGGAAGGTACGTTCACAGGGCTTTTGGAATAGAGGCAAACTTTTCCGCAATAAGCGATGCCCTTTATAATAAAGACATAAATGGACTGAGAAATATAAGCTTTTACTGTCGCGAAACGGAAGAGGGTATAGAAATCATTAAAGAAAACAGCCCCGACTTAATAGTTATCGACCCACCAAGGAGTGGCTTAAGCCAGAGAATCATAAGGGAAATTGCTTCTCTTCCAAGACTTAAAAGGATTATCTATGTCTCCTGCAATCCGGCAACCCTTGCAAGAGATATAGCACTGTTCTATCAACACGGCATTCACATGGAAAAATCAAAACTCATAGATATGTTCCCGCAAACTTACCACATAGAAACAATAGCCTTTTTAAGGAAGGTGAGATAA
- a CDS encoding dihydroorotate dehydrogenase produces the protein MADISVELFGVKFETPVWTASGTFGFGLEYEKYTDLNRIGAVCVKGLSIKPKEGNPPPRIWETPCGMLNSIGLQNPGVYHFIEKVLPKLKKYRLKVIANVYGTTYEEYRAVAEALKGVEGVHAVEVNISCPNVKKGGLAFGTDPKEAAKITEIVRKATDKPVIMKLSPNVTNIVEIAKAVEEAGADAISAINTLLGMAIDIRTKKPRLKNVVGGLSGPAIKPVAVRMVFQIAKAVSIPVIGIGGITTWEDAVEFIIAGASAVQVGTANFLNPNAAVEIAEGIKKYLEDNGHRCIEEIKGKVKV, from the coding sequence ATGGCTGACATAAGTGTTGAACTTTTTGGTGTAAAGTTTGAAACACCCGTTTGGACTGCTTCAGGCACGTTTGGATTTGGTCTTGAGTACGAAAAGTACACGGACTTAAACCGTATAGGTGCCGTGTGTGTTAAAGGTCTATCAATAAAACCTAAAGAGGGAAATCCGCCACCAAGGATATGGGAAACGCCCTGCGGCATGCTTAACTCAATAGGCCTTCAGAATCCGGGCGTTTACCATTTCATAGAAAAAGTACTGCCAAAACTTAAAAAATACAGACTAAAGGTAATCGCAAATGTTTACGGAACGACCTACGAAGAGTACAGGGCAGTTGCAGAAGCCCTTAAAGGTGTTGAAGGCGTTCACGCAGTTGAGGTGAACATCTCCTGTCCAAATGTGAAAAAAGGCGGACTTGCTTTTGGAACAGATCCGAAAGAAGCGGCAAAAATAACAGAAATTGTAAGGAAAGCCACAGATAAACCCGTAATAATGAAGCTCTCACCAAACGTTACAAACATTGTGGAAATAGCAAAAGCCGTAGAAGAAGCCGGAGCAGATGCAATATCCGCCATAAATACCCTCCTTGGTATGGCAATAGACATAAGAACTAAAAAACCCAGGCTAAAAAATGTAGTAGGCGGACTTTCCGGTCCCGCCATAAAGCCGGTAGCTGTAAGAATGGTCTTCCAGATAGCGAAAGCGGTATCCATTCCCGTAATAGGAATTGGCGGTATAACCACCTGGGAAGACGCCGTTGAATTCATAATAGCAGGAGCTTCAGCCGTTCAGGTTGGAACGGCAAATTTCCTCAATCCAAACGCTGCTGTTGAGATCGCTGAAGGCATTAAAAAATATCTTGAAGATAATGGACATAGATGCATTGAAGAGATAAAAGGAAAAGTTAAAGTGTGA
- a CDS encoding LamG domain-containing protein, which yields MVSFKKPCFLTVCFAFLLSIIYTGFAFAYQENWANYCQIVQTISTPIYHSQEHFGWKYPIRTIGDANPPPGGSGGAFYLHPVSTSVPAHLRCRFPQRNIKAIRVKVAGNRNGDWVMVLKVNGKTVKTATVDGKRWYVYTIPVRNNRRYTTVDLFAKANGWFFEYAFIDEIKPVFRSSIKLDRRPVAYYSFDTCTAKDYSGHGQDGEIKGNVACVNGAKGKALYFSGNGYVKLPPFGAIWSKGMSVCAWARFEEPRNFERIVDFGNGPGDSNGMNVWFGRVGTTNNIAVESWINSDGNINRSVGRLTYPGGIENGKAKFYCFTINNSNREMAIYINGRKVAQKFGNSVANVERFQNFIGHSNWSFFDPDFKGMIDEVKIFNYALSPEQVAALYRSSSVIKKPQTTFNQKPAGIVRFGRCAVMNELSVAAFERAGTQPAFPVNTRSVYAVCEISSSAKANIDTVWYYFRPSGEKEYIIRKSITLSRPVTKNYLKFYLEMPPNRNWPQGKYEVDILVNGNVRKVLYFNMR from the coding sequence ATGGTTTCTTTTAAAAAGCCATGTTTTTTAACTGTCTGTTTTGCTTTTCTACTTTCTATTATTTATACCGGCTTTGCCTTCGCCTATCAGGAAAACTGGGCAAACTACTGTCAGATTGTCCAGACAATAAGCACACCGATATATCACAGTCAGGAGCATTTTGGCTGGAAGTATCCGATAAGGACAATAGGCGATGCAAATCCTCCACCGGGTGGTAGCGGGGGTGCATTTTATCTTCATCCTGTTTCAACGTCAGTTCCGGCTCACCTGAGGTGCAGATTTCCACAGCGGAACATAAAAGCTATTAGAGTGAAAGTGGCTGGTAATAGGAATGGCGATTGGGTTATGGTTCTTAAGGTTAACGGGAAGACAGTAAAGACTGCCACGGTGGATGGGAAGAGGTGGTACGTATATACGATACCTGTGAGGAATAATAGGAGATACACGACTGTTGACCTTTTTGCAAAGGCTAACGGCTGGTTTTTTGAGTACGCTTTTATTGACGAGATAAAACCTGTTTTCCGTTCTTCTATAAAGCTTGATAGAAGACCTGTTGCCTACTACAGCTTTGATACCTGCACTGCTAAAGACTATTCAGGTCACGGGCAGGATGGTGAAATAAAGGGTAACGTGGCGTGTGTTAACGGTGCAAAGGGGAAAGCTCTTTACTTTTCGGGCAACGGTTATGTGAAACTTCCACCTTTTGGTGCAATCTGGAGCAAAGGAATGAGTGTCTGTGCATGGGCAAGGTTTGAAGAGCCGAGAAATTTTGAAAGGATAGTTGATTTTGGAAACGGTCCCGGTGATTCTAACGGAATGAACGTTTGGTTTGGAAGGGTGGGAACAACCAACAACATCGCCGTTGAAAGCTGGATAAACAGTGACGGCAATATAAACCGAAGTGTTGGAAGATTAACTTATCCCGGCGGTATAGAAAACGGAAAGGCAAAATTTTACTGCTTTACAATAAACAACAGTAATAGAGAAATGGCTATCTACATAAATGGGCGAAAAGTTGCTCAAAAATTCGGAAATTCTGTCGCCAACGTTGAGAGATTCCAGAACTTTATAGGCCATTCAAACTGGAGCTTTTTTGATCCGGACTTTAAAGGAATGATTGATGAAGTAAAGATATTCAACTATGCCCTTTCTCCTGAACAGGTAGCTGCTCTGTATAGAAGCAGCAGTGTTATTAAAAAGCCTCAAACTACCTTCAATCAAAAACCGGCTGGTATAGTAAGATTTGGCAGATGTGCCGTGATGAATGAGCTTTCTGTTGCTGCTTTTGAGAGGGCAGGCACTCAACCAGCGTTTCCAGTCAATACAAGAAGTGTTTACGCCGTATGTGAAATCTCATCATCTGCAAAGGCAAACATAGACACCGTCTGGTACTACTTTAGACCCTCCGGTGAAAAAGAGTACATCATAAGAAAATCCATTACGTTGAGCCGTCCAGTCACCAAAAATTATCTCAAGTTTTACCTTGAAATGCCGCCGAACAGAAACTGGCCGCAGGGAAAGTATGAGGTGGATATTTTGGTAAACGGTAATGTAAGGAAAGTTCTCTACTTTAACATGAGATGA
- the infB gene encoding translation initiation factor IF-2, which yields MAKTRVYQLAKELGMSSKELIEKLKNELDIQVKNAQSGLDEKQVMLVKEFIKPPEKKPAVKRKEKPAEQKKEPVKIEKVEKPEVSAEKTVSEKEVKPLKPNIPSQKVERQEEKKGEKETRRERRQREKKDVRILSPEELAKRRRRRRSPRRREEEKGEKGHRERRDRRHPQRDRRRPAPASKKEEKITREQLEKLVASTKEQREKEKPKTEEAIIAEKKREEKERESEKHFMELMRKIEEKNRAKAKKRKKKKKKEEKPEEVPFEQLSEEEQLQRLIEEEEKAKTVIVPEVISVRELAEKMGEDPNKLIADLISLGKFVTINQAIDFETVSKLVEKYGKVAKLEGAEEEEAVLEAELEETEDKPEDLKPRPPVVTVMGHVDHGKTTLLDYIRNTKVAEREAGGITQHIGASIVEVDTTEGKKRITFLDTPGHEAFTAMRARGAQVTDIAVLVVAADDGVMPQTIEAINHAQAAGVPIIVAINKIDKPGANPDRVKQELTQHGLIPEDWGGTTIMVPVSAKTGEGVDELLEMIALQAELMELKANPNKKARGVVLEAKLDKQRGPVATLLVQSGTLKVGDPIVAGLYAGKIRAMFDDKGKPVKEAGPSMAVEILGLEDVPLAGDKFYVVKDEKTARKIAEKRQELARESALEKEKRVSLEDLFAQIQEGEVKELNIVLKADAQGSIEAIRKSLEELSTDEVKVKIIHAGVGPITENDVMLAAASNAIIVGFNVRPDSAARKAAEREKVDMRTYRVIYDIVDEVKKAMQGLLQPEEKEVYLGSAEVRATFKVPKVGTVAGCYVKDGVIRRNANVRLVRDGVIIYDGKIASLKRFKDDVREVQAGYECGLGLENFNDIKVGDVVECYTIETVEREL from the coding sequence TTGGCTAAGACGAGAGTGTATCAGCTTGCTAAAGAACTTGGAATGAGTTCAAAAGAGCTGATAGAGAAACTTAAAAATGAGCTTGATATTCAGGTAAAAAATGCTCAGTCAGGGCTTGACGAAAAACAGGTTATGCTTGTTAAGGAGTTTATTAAACCTCCTGAAAAGAAACCTGCAGTTAAAAGAAAAGAAAAACCTGCTGAACAGAAAAAAGAACCTGTAAAAATAGAAAAAGTGGAGAAACCTGAAGTCTCTGCCGAGAAGACTGTTTCAGAAAAAGAAGTTAAACCTTTGAAACCAAACATTCCTTCTCAAAAAGTTGAGAGACAGGAAGAGAAAAAAGGTGAAAAAGAGACAAGAAGAGAAAGAAGACAGAGAGAAAAGAAGGATGTAAGGATTCTTTCACCTGAAGAGCTTGCGAAAAGGCGCAGAAGGCGTCGTTCTCCTCGCAGGAGAGAGGAAGAAAAGGGAGAAAAAGGTCACAGAGAGAGGAGAGACAGAAGGCATCCTCAGAGAGACAGAAGGCGTCCTGCGCCAGCTTCTAAAAAAGAGGAAAAAATCACGAGGGAACAGCTTGAAAAGTTGGTCGCTTCAACCAAAGAACAGAGGGAGAAAGAGAAACCCAAGACGGAAGAAGCGATAATAGCTGAGAAAAAGAGAGAAGAGAAAGAGAGAGAAAGTGAGAAGCACTTTATGGAACTTATGCGTAAAATAGAAGAGAAAAACAGGGCAAAGGCTAAAAAGCGTAAGAAGAAAAAGAAAAAAGAAGAGAAACCTGAAGAGGTTCCTTTTGAGCAGCTCTCTGAAGAAGAACAGCTTCAAAGGCTCATTGAAGAGGAAGAGAAAGCTAAAACGGTTATTGTTCCGGAAGTTATTTCTGTTAGAGAGCTTGCCGAAAAGATGGGCGAAGACCCTAATAAGCTTATCGCAGACCTTATATCTCTTGGTAAGTTTGTGACCATTAATCAGGCGATAGATTTTGAAACGGTAAGTAAGCTTGTTGAAAAATACGGAAAAGTTGCAAAGCTTGAAGGTGCCGAAGAGGAAGAGGCTGTCCTTGAGGCGGAACTTGAAGAGACAGAGGACAAACCGGAGGATCTTAAACCAAGACCTCCCGTTGTAACCGTAATGGGACACGTTGACCACGGAAAAACGACACTCCTTGACTACATAAGAAACACAAAAGTTGCCGAACGTGAAGCCGGCGGAATTACGCAGCACATAGGTGCTTCCATTGTAGAGGTTGATACAACTGAAGGAAAGAAAAGGATTACCTTCCTTGACACGCCGGGACATGAAGCCTTCACCGCAATGAGGGCAAGGGGAGCGCAGGTAACAGATATCGCCGTTCTTGTCGTTGCGGCAGATGACGGCGTTATGCCTCAAACCATAGAGGCCATAAACCATGCTCAGGCTGCTGGTGTGCCTATAATTGTCGCTATTAACAAGATTGATAAACCCGGTGCAAATCCCGATAGAGTTAAGCAGGAGTTAACGCAGCATGGCCTTATTCCTGAAGACTGGGGTGGCACAACTATTATGGTGCCCGTTTCAGCAAAAACCGGTGAAGGTGTTGATGAACTTCTTGAGATGATTGCACTTCAGGCTGAACTCATGGAACTTAAAGCTAATCCCAATAAAAAGGCTCGTGGCGTTGTTCTTGAGGCTAAACTTGATAAACAGAGAGGTCCTGTTGCAACGTTGCTGGTGCAGTCCGGAACGCTTAAAGTTGGTGATCCGATTGTTGCAGGTCTCTACGCAGGCAAGATAAGAGCTATGTTTGATGATAAAGGAAAGCCTGTTAAAGAGGCAGGACCTTCAATGGCTGTTGAGATTCTCGGCCTTGAAGATGTGCCTCTTGCTGGTGATAAATTCTATGTTGTTAAGGATGAAAAGACGGCAAGGAAGATAGCAGAGAAGAGACAGGAGCTTGCCAGAGAATCTGCTCTTGAGAAGGAAAAGAGAGTATCCCTTGAAGACCTTTTTGCTCAGATACAGGAAGGTGAAGTTAAAGAACTTAACATCGTTCTTAAGGCCGATGCTCAAGGTTCAATAGAGGCTATACGTAAATCCCTTGAAGAACTTTCAACAGATGAAGTTAAAGTTAAGATAATACACGCAGGTGTTGGTCCCATTACTGAAAACGATGTGATGCTTGCGGCAGCGTCAAACGCCATTATTGTTGGATTTAACGTCAGGCCTGATTCTGCTGCCAGAAAAGCGGCAGAGAGAGAAAAAGTTGATATGCGTACTTACCGTGTTATTTACGACATTGTTGATGAAGTCAAAAAAGCCATGCAGGGTCTCCTCCAGCCTGAGGAAAAAGAGGTTTACCTTGGAAGTGCTGAAGTGAGAGCAACATTTAAGGTGCCGAAAGTTGGAACCGTTGCCGGTTGCTACGTTAAAGATGGTGTTATAAGAAGAAACGCCAATGTGAGACTTGTGAGAGACGGTGTCATCATCTACGACGGTAAGATTGCATCCTTAAAGAGGTTTAAAGATGACGTCAGGGAAGTGCAGGCTGGATACGAATGTGGTCTTGGACTTGAGAACTTTAACGACATTAAGGTTGGTGATGTCGTGGAGTGTTACACAATAGAAACCGTTGAGAGAGAACTGTAA
- a CDS encoding YraN family protein: MASRYLLKKGYSILKRNFRSYYGEIDIVAFDPYSKTVVFVEVKLRKSGSHVMPEEAVTQRKIERVKKAAFKFLSTYKVKFESLRFDVIGIEKGEGRVKVNHIENAF, from the coding sequence ATTGCTTCCCGATATCTACTCAAGAAAGGTTACTCTATTTTGAAGAGAAATTTCAGGAGTTATTACGGCGAAATTGATATTGTTGCTTTTGATCCTTATTCTAAAACAGTTGTGTTTGTTGAGGTAAAATTAAGGAAATCCGGTTCTCATGTTATGCCTGAAGAGGCTGTAACCCAGAGGAAGATAGAAAGAGTAAAGAAAGCAGCTTTTAAGTTTTTAAGTACTTATAAGGTTAAGTTTGAGAGTTTGAGGTTTGATGTTATAGGAATTGAAAAAGGTGAAGGTCGGGTAAAAGTTAACCACATAGAAAACGCCTTTTAA
- a CDS encoding ribonuclease HII, translating into MDDKEKIIFYESKLWQSGKKYVVGIDEAGRGPLAGPVVAAAVVFPKGISPFIFRDSKKLSEKQRKALFFEIFEKAISVGVGFADSIEIDEINILNATKLAMMRAVESLSVKPDFAVTDAVFLLPFGKNQLNLVKGDEKSLSCAAASIVAKVTRDFIMESIHEVFPEYNFKKHKGYPTKEHIILLRENGASPVHRRSFGRVRECKFRGRRGKDCFPISTQERLLYFEEKFQELLRRN; encoded by the coding sequence GTGGATGACAAAGAAAAAATAATATTTTATGAGTCAAAACTGTGGCAGTCAGGAAAAAAGTATGTTGTTGGTATAGATGAGGCTGGACGGGGCCCCCTTGCGGGTCCCGTTGTTGCTGCCGCAGTTGTCTTTCCAAAAGGAATTTCGCCTTTTATCTTTAGAGATTCAAAAAAACTTTCCGAGAAGCAGAGGAAAGCTCTTTTTTTTGAAATTTTTGAAAAGGCCATATCTGTTGGTGTTGGTTTTGCTGACAGCATTGAAATAGACGAAATAAACATTTTAAATGCAACAAAGCTGGCAATGATGAGGGCGGTTGAATCTTTATCTGTGAAACCTGATTTTGCAGTCACCGATGCGGTTTTTCTCCTTCCTTTTGGAAAGAATCAGCTCAATCTTGTTAAAGGTGATGAAAAAAGCCTTTCCTGCGCCGCTGCAAGTATTGTTGCAAAGGTTACAAGGGATTTTATAATGGAATCTATTCATGAGGTGTTTCCTGAATATAATTTTAAAAAGCATAAGGGTTATCCTACGAAAGAGCATATAATTTTACTCAGAGAAAACGGTGCTTCACCTGTTCACAGGAGGAGTTTTGGGCGGGTTAGAGAGTGTAAATTCAGGGGAAGAAGGGGAAAGGATTGCTTCCCGATATCTACTCAAGAAAGGTTACTCTATTTTGAAGAGAAATTTCAGGAGTTATTACGGCGAAATTGA
- the rplS gene encoding 50S ribosomal protein L19: MDELMQAVKEKYAAKVPLPDFRPGDTVRVYVKVKEGDKERVQAFEGVVIRKRGSGTDGTFTVRKVSYGIGVERIFPFNATVIERVEVLKRGIVRRARLYYLRERKGKAARIKEKKEWMTKKK; this comes from the coding sequence ATGGACGAGCTTATGCAGGCGGTAAAGGAGAAGTACGCCGCAAAGGTCCCTCTTCCTGACTTCAGGCCTGGTGATACCGTAAGAGTTTATGTTAAAGTGAAAGAGGGTGACAAGGAGAGAGTCCAGGCATTTGAAGGTGTTGTTATCAGAAAGAGAGGCAGTGGCACAGACGGTACTTTTACCGTGAGGAAGGTTTCTTACGGAATCGGTGTTGAGAGGATTTTCCCGTTTAATGCTACGGTGATTGAAAGGGTTGAAGTTCTCAAGAGAGGTATTGTAAGAAGAGCAAGACTTTACTACCTCAGAGAGCGTAAGGGTAAGGCTGCAAGAATTAAAGAGAAGAAAGAGTGGATGACAAAGAAAAAATAA
- a CDS encoding DUF4332 domain-containing protein, with the protein MGRKITEIEGIGNAYAEKLAEIGIATVEDLLEKGATAKGREEISEKTGISKKTILNWVNRADLMRIKGVGEEYADLLEAGGVDSVPELARRNPENLYRKLKEVNEQKKLVRQIPGIKQIENWIEQAKELPKKVTH; encoded by the coding sequence ATGGGAAGAAAAATTACAGAAATTGAAGGAATTGGAAATGCTTATGCCGAAAAATTAGCAGAAATAGGCATAGCAACTGTGGAGGACCTCCTTGAGAAAGGAGCTACTGCAAAAGGAAGGGAAGAAATTTCCGAGAAAACAGGCATATCAAAAAAGACAATTTTAAACTGGGTAAACAGAGCAGATCTGATGCGGATAAAAGGTGTTGGTGAAGAATATGCCGACCTTTTAGAAGCCGGCGGCGTTGACAGTGTTCCTGAACTCGCAAGGAGAAATCCAGAAAACCTGTACAGGAAACTAAAAGAGGTAAACGAGCAGAAAAAATTAGTACGTCAGATTCCGGGGATAAAACAGATAGAGAACTGGATAGAGCAGGCTAAAGAATTGCCTAAAAAAGTTACACATTAA
- a CDS encoding DUF4282 domain-containing protein gives MELFKILFDFNFSKFITTKIAGATLAIAYVVEALVALAALLGSYKEGAAAFIGTFIGIIIFLPLVMIGTRVWMEGMISLIKVAEESTKIRELLEKKVDSD, from the coding sequence GTGGAACTTTTCAAAATACTCTTCGATTTCAACTTCTCTAAATTCATAACGACAAAGATAGCAGGAGCAACACTGGCTATTGCATATGTTGTAGAAGCTTTAGTCGCACTTGCTGCACTGCTTGGAAGCTACAAGGAAGGGGCTGCTGCATTTATAGGAACATTTATAGGAATTATAATCTTTCTGCCCCTTGTGATGATTGGAACAAGAGTCTGGATGGAAGGTATGATAAGCCTTATTAAAGTAGCAGAAGAAAGTACCAAAATCAGAGAACTTTTAGAGAAAAAAGTTGATTCAGATTAA
- a CDS encoding 4Fe-4S binding protein, producing MNIRKIRWLVQTAFFLLVAYGIFEYAQFVYYGAQRPDFMDGFCPISGVYDIIMKVRSGVTDPFHPAAMAIMVSAILTTLIFGKGFCSFICPVGTLQDYITFVRSKISFFKKIDKFGEKIKSWKFYNFMDYPLRSIKFVLLAWILYIIFQIPAQMMAMMNQNINAAADIELFKFWIELFKGNKPMVAAILLAIVVSSIVIPRFWCKYLCPLGAFYGIFNLFSFTHLRRCPEKCNDCKLCSKCIIGLKPYKSVEFNNTECTMCLDCRSACNKDAVRLQILGREIPSLLYPALLIGAFMGVIFLFIHFGVWHSQLSQRDEAYLILKQGFDVKWAKDLLMK from the coding sequence ATGAACATAAGAAAAATCAGATGGCTCGTTCAGACCGCTTTTTTCCTTCTTGTGGCTTACGGAATTTTTGAATATGCACAGTTTGTCTATTACGGAGCACAGCGTCCCGATTTTATGGATGGTTTTTGTCCAATTTCTGGCGTTTATGACATCATTATGAAAGTTAGAAGTGGTGTAACTGACCCGTTCCACCCTGCGGCAATGGCGATAATGGTATCGGCAATACTGACTACCCTTATCTTCGGTAAGGGATTTTGTAGTTTTATATGTCCTGTTGGAACACTTCAAGATTACATTACCTTTGTTAGGAGTAAAATCTCTTTTTTCAAGAAGATTGATAAGTTTGGTGAGAAGATAAAGAGCTGGAAATTTTATAACTTTATGGATTACCCTTTGCGCTCGATAAAGTTTGTACTGCTTGCCTGGATTCTCTACATAATTTTCCAGATACCTGCACAGATGATGGCTATGATGAATCAAAACATCAATGCTGCTGCCGATATTGAACTTTTTAAATTCTGGATTGAACTTTTTAAAGGTAACAAACCCATGGTGGCTGCCATTCTGCTTGCCATTGTTGTTTCTTCCATTGTAATCCCGAGGTTCTGGTGCAAATATCTGTGTCCTTTAGGTGCTTTTTACGGGATTTTTAACCTGTTTTCTTTCACGCATCTCAGGAGATGTCCGGAAAAGTGTAACGACTGCAAGTTGTGTTCAAAATGCATTATCGGTCTTAAACCTTATAAAAGCGTTGAATTTAATAATACAGAGTGTACCATGTGTCTTGATTGCAGAAGTGCCTGTAATAAGGATGCAGTCAGGCTTCAGATTTTAGGAAGGGAAATTCCTTCCCTCCTTTACCCCGCCCTTTTGATAGGTGCTTTTATGGGAGTTATTTTTCTCTTCATCCACTTTGGAGTGTGGCACTCTCAACTTTCTCAGAGGGACGAAGCCTATTTGATTTTAAAACAAGGTTTTGATGTTAAATGGGCCAAAGACCTGTTGATGAAATAA